A region of Heteronotia binoei isolate CCM8104 ecotype False Entrance Well chromosome 2, APGP_CSIRO_Hbin_v1, whole genome shotgun sequence DNA encodes the following proteins:
- the LOC132567779 gene encoding uncharacterized protein K02A2.6-like translates to MDGEIESWVRRCQTCQESRPEPPSAPATRWESTRKPWSRLHLDFAGPFQGQIFMIIVDAYTKWLEVIPVGSTSSAAAIRALRRVLSTHGIPDTIVSDNGTAFTSADFQAFLQRYLIRHIRSAPFHPATNGQAERMVRTTKEALGRIVQGDWDHRLAAFLFDNRITPNPVTGVSPAELLMGR, encoded by the coding sequence atggacggggaaatagagagttgggtccgcaggtgccagacgtgccaagagtcgcggcccgagcctcccagcgcccccgccactaggtgggagtccaccaggaaaccatggtcgagactccacctcgacttcgcggggccattccaggggcagatcttcatgataattgtggacgcctacaccaaatggctcgaggtcatccccgtagggtccacctcgtccgcagccgcaatccgagcattacgcagggtcttaagcacacacggtatcccggacaccatagtctcggacaatgggaccgctttcacgtccgcagacttccaggcgttcctccagcgataccttattaggcacataaggtcggcccccttccacccagccaccaacggccaggcagagcggatggtccgcaccaccaaggaagccctgggccgtattgtacagggtgactgggaccaccgattagcggcattcctattcgacaataggatcacccccaacccggtcacaggggttagcccggccgagctcctcatggggcga